The Aspergillus luchuensis IFO 4308 DNA, chromosome 4, nearly complete sequence DNA window GCCATTTATTTTTATCGTTATCATACTCCTTTGTCTCATCCTTCCTCTTGATACCCACCCACATACAGCCTCAGCCTTACACTTCTCCGCTGGATGATTAGATTATCGTTTCATTGTCCATTGAGTCGTCAATAAGGTCATTCACCATCTTTTTCATCCTTATCGCGGCTCATACCACCATACACCATCCCGGGAACGGAAAGTACCGCCATGTCGACAGATACTGCTACCGCCACCGCTCCTGCATCTTCGCCACACTCGTCTGCTGGCTCGTCCTTGTCGTCACTATCATCTCCTCCGTCGGATACGAATACCTACCCCGCGTCTATCTCTATGTCTGGGTCGCCGGCGAGGAAACGCTCGATAGGGGATGTCGATGGGGATACGGCTGCTGCGAAAGGGGGGGATGATACGAATGCGATTACAACTACGgatgtggagatgaaggttgatggagatgctcGTGTCGATACAGATGATAACAAGGAGAATCGGGATACACAAGTGAAATCATGTGGTCCTggggacgagaagaagactaCGGTTGTTGGAGATTCGACTGCCACTACGACTACTGCTCCGgctgcgaagaagaggaagttgtCGCCTGCCAGTAAGGAGGCGAAGcaacaggagaaggaggccaaAGAGCGGCAGAAACTAGAGGAGAAagcgaagaaggaggaggagaaggccaagaaggaagaagagaaggctaaaaaagaggaggaaaagaggaaacgGGAggctgaaaaggaagaggagaagcgggtaaaagaagaagagaagcgagctaaggaagaggagaagaagaaacgcGAAgcggaaaaggaagaggagcgcaagaagaaggaagagaaacggAAGgcgaaagaggaggaaaaggctgccaaagaggaagagaagcgaaagaaggaggaagagaagttgaagaaagaggaagagaagctgaagaaagaaagagtaaGTTTGAATTTATTTTCTGGCTGAATGCAGAATTCAGGTATCTAACACGCAACAGGCGCAAATGAAGCTGAACTCCTTTTTTGTGAAACCGAAAACCCCGGCGcaaccatcctcatcgaacaCGACCCTCTCTCCTAGCAAAACTACTGGCGCTGGCGCTTCGAATGACCCCTCTCCTGACTCCGGATCGACAGTATCTGACTACCAGCGCGAGTTTCCAGAGTTCTTCCTCCAGTCGCATACCACATTTGCGCCACCGCACAGGTTCCAGCGTGACAACGAAGCTCTGCAGCATACGCGGGAGAAAGTTGATGCCTACTTGAAAGATGCCAAGGATGGCAAGCATGAGCCTGTGATATTTCGTCCTTCcgagctcttccagctcatGCCATACCAGCGACGGCGTGGAAGGTTGCCCGCTTCAGTTAAACAGATCCTCTTACAGATGCAGAACCTTGCGGATCAGTCAGAGACCTCCGAAGCTGCCCAGAGAGCTCGCGATCTTCTGAGACAAGTGAGAATGAAATCACTTAAATTCAGTGAGGATGTTCGGCCTCCATATCAGGGAACCTATAGCAAGAGCCTACCGGAGTCATCTGTCCGCCGGTTGATGCGCAATCCCTTTCGCCGCGGGCTGCCGGAGACAAACTATGACTACGACTCGGAAGCTGAGTGGGAAGAGcccgaggaaggcgaggatctGGTttcagaggaagaagaggaagggagtgaagacggagaggatgacaTGGATGGCTTcctggatgacgaggaggaccaTCCTATTGATGGCAAGAGGCGTCACATCGTCGGGGACCTAGAACCCGTCAGCACTGGTATACGATGGCAGGAACATGGCGTGGACCCGGAGCTGCAGGCGTACAAGATGGAGACCATTTCCGACTCGGTGACCTTCCCTATTGACCCGTTCTCCACAGCCTACTGGCAGAAACCGAAAGCCGCCGCGGAGCCAGCGCAGGCGGCTGGTGGTTTGGGGCGCTCGACGCTCCATGCCTTCATGGGGCacccatcctcgtcatcctcacaCAAACCGACCGGGAGTGGGCCGGGAGCGGACGGGGGCACCCTGGCCGTTCTGACAGCTGGGAGGACAAAGCGAACGTTGCCGCCGGAGCAgctggaagagttcaagCAGGTGGTGAATGGCAGTGATCTGACTAAGATGGGGTTAATTGAAATCTTGAAGAAACGGTAAGACGTGGGCCCACAAGGGATGCTTGTTGATCGGAAGGCTAATCATCAGGGTTGCGCCGCCAT harbors:
- a CDS encoding putative chromatin assembly factor 1 subunit A (COG:B;~EggNog:ENOG410PRIP;~InterPro:IPR022043;~PFAM:PF12253), with amino-acid sequence MSTDTATATAPASSPHSSAGSSLSSLSSPPSDTNTYPASISMSGSPARKRSIGDVDGDTAAAKGGDDTNAITTTDVEMKVDGDARVDTDDNKENRDTQVKSCGPGDEKKTTVVGDSTATTTTAPAAKKRKLSPASKEAKQQEKEAKERQKLEEKAKKEEEKAKKEEEKAKKEEEKRKREAEKEEEKRVKEEEKRAKEEEKKKREAEKEEERKKKEEKRKAKEEEKAAKEEEKRKKEEEKLKKEEEKLKKERAQMKLNSFFVKPKTPAQPSSSNTTLSPSKTTGAGASNDPSPDSGSTVSDYQREFPEFFLQSHTTFAPPHRFQRDNEALQHTREKVDAYLKDAKDGKHEPVIFRPSELFQLMPYQRRRGRLPASVKQILLQMQNLADQSETSEAAQRARDLLRQVRMKSLKFSEDVRPPYQGTYSKSLPESSVRRLMRNPFRRGLPETNYDYDSEAEWEEPEEGEDLVSEEEEEGSEDGEDDMDGFLDDEEDHPIDGKRRHIVGDLEPVSTGIRWQEHGVDPELQAYKMETISDSVTFPIDPFSTAYWQKPKAAAEPAQAAGGLGRSTLHAFMGHPSSSSSHKPTGSGPGADGGTLAVLTAGRTKRTLPPEQLEEFKQVVNGSDLTKMGLIEILKKRFPKVSKDSLKDTLNSVATRVGQKEADKKWVCN